A region of Paenibacillus thiaminolyticus DNA encodes the following proteins:
- a CDS encoding DNRLRE domain-containing protein translates to MKAALVSATRVREGIDAAISARVPRGAELPAVLDIKYRGNEDMTAAIEAMASSYLSASIEIRPHNRMVGRVELLETPRKDVSLPPAADSTTRSDPELVTLNYGDMKSMVTGKGSNESFEAFIHFGPLNELLPDVYRLEKATMKLYYAGAFPVGTSIELHQPHSIWRELGITHANKPHSVELLADEYTLHPAERCIEVDVLRIVERWLQGELDNYGFIVKTQDDYAVTFYTRESHKPPVLQLRYIPNQVYSIGRSAIDASVFVYGVGGSDRRASLTVHSDRGADERTATLYVHQPADPMFEWRDGFLLVSRPAHPAALTVAIREYPELEAGCTIRKNMASERRVIMAASTPDKPACITVDPNISLACSLTVMKKESEGPESSITASVPALPAYVEVSRYHKHYDDTVASLSVREERDSEVGSRATVSKPDMHTALTIRALGEREIAGQIEVPHYEDHHASLAASRPDVPAALDVKHASSIETYLYVKHEHTLDSTVMIKLPSELKAFLVVHAFDEVEAALQVSVPDLHGYLAPRVIGEEDCAAAALIRQRDAGDLHGVITVGSAGGAYYYIL, encoded by the coding sequence GTGAAAGCCGCTCTCGTATCGGCAACCCGGGTGAGGGAGGGCATAGACGCCGCAATCTCCGCGAGAGTGCCGCGAGGGGCGGAGCTGCCTGCCGTCCTGGATATCAAGTACCGTGGCAATGAGGATATGACGGCCGCGATTGAAGCGATGGCTTCCAGCTACCTGTCTGCATCGATCGAGATTAGGCCTCATAACCGGATGGTTGGACGGGTGGAGCTGCTGGAGACGCCGCGCAAAGACGTTAGCCTGCCTCCGGCCGCCGATTCGACGACCCGCAGCGATCCGGAGCTCGTAACGCTGAATTACGGCGACATGAAGAGCATGGTTACGGGGAAGGGCAGCAATGAGTCGTTCGAGGCCTTTATTCATTTCGGTCCATTGAATGAATTGCTCCCCGATGTGTACCGCTTGGAGAAGGCGACGATGAAGCTCTATTATGCCGGCGCGTTCCCGGTCGGGACGAGCATTGAGCTGCATCAGCCGCACAGCATTTGGAGAGAGCTCGGGATTACCCACGCGAACAAGCCCCATTCGGTAGAACTGCTCGCGGATGAATACACGCTTCACCCGGCAGAGCGCTGCATTGAGGTGGATGTGCTTCGCATCGTCGAGCGCTGGCTTCAGGGGGAACTGGACAACTACGGATTTATTGTGAAAACGCAAGACGATTACGCGGTCACCTTTTATACGAGAGAATCCCACAAGCCGCCCGTGCTCCAGCTCCGCTATATTCCGAACCAAGTGTACAGCATCGGCAGAAGCGCGATTGACGCCTCCGTATTCGTCTACGGAGTTGGAGGCTCCGACCGGAGAGCCAGCCTTACGGTCCATAGCGACCGCGGCGCGGATGAGCGGACAGCGACTCTCTATGTGCATCAGCCTGCCGATCCGATGTTCGAATGGCGGGATGGCTTCCTGCTCGTGTCCAGGCCGGCTCACCCGGCAGCGCTGACGGTAGCGATTCGGGAGTACCCGGAGCTGGAGGCCGGCTGCACGATTCGCAAGAACATGGCAAGCGAGCGCAGGGTGATCATGGCGGCCAGCACGCCGGACAAGCCCGCTTGCATCACGGTCGATCCGAACATAAGCCTGGCTTGCTCCCTTACGGTTATGAAGAAGGAATCCGAGGGGCCGGAATCATCCATTACGGCTTCTGTCCCTGCTCTGCCTGCGTATGTGGAAGTGTCGCGCTACCATAAGCATTACGACGATACAGTGGCCAGCCTGAGCGTTCGGGAAGAGAGGGATTCGGAGGTCGGCTCCCGGGCAACCGTATCCAAGCCGGATATGCATACGGCGCTGACGATTCGGGCGCTCGGTGAGCGGGAGATAGCAGGCCAGATCGAGGTTCCTCACTACGAGGATCATCATGCCTCGCTTGCGGCATCTCGCCCGGATGTTCCGGCCGCTCTGGACGTGAAGCATGCTTCTTCCATCGAGACGTATCTCTATGTGAAGCATGAACATACGCTGGACAGTACCGTCATGATTAAGCTGCCATCGGAGCTGAAAGCCTTCCTCGTTGTTCACGCTTTTGATGAGGTGGAGGCCGCCCTTCAGGTCAGCGTTCCGGATCTTCACGGCTATCTCGCGCCAAGAGTCATTGGGGAGGAGGACTGCGCTGCGGCAGCCCTGATCCGCCAGCGGGATGCGGGAGATTTGCATGGTGTCATTACCGTCGGCAGCGCAGGCGGGGCATATTATTATATTTTGTAG
- a CDS encoding phage holin family protein, with product MYEKIVNSSIGFIGGLMSYMYGGGSSLLEFLALLALMDYISGYAASVMEAARGMPHAGLSSKKGFVGLAKKGLMFVVVLLAHRADVALESDFLMYGAIWFYISNEVISIAENYGRIGLPLPPQIKQIIAILKTKEQQQRQQEQHNEQQKRIMSNMSGILRQHEWDNEQLEQDNGKNEQDNDQRQHDQDNDQRQHAQDNDQKGRMSK from the coding sequence GTGTACGAAAAAATAGTGAACAGCAGTATCGGATTCATCGGCGGCTTGATGAGCTACATGTATGGGGGAGGGAGCAGCTTGCTTGAGTTTTTGGCGCTGTTGGCGCTTATGGATTACATCAGCGGCTACGCTGCCTCCGTCATGGAAGCGGCCAGAGGCATGCCGCATGCCGGGTTAAGCAGCAAGAAGGGCTTTGTCGGGCTTGCCAAAAAGGGCCTGATGTTCGTCGTCGTGCTGCTCGCTCATCGCGCCGATGTGGCGCTTGAGAGCGATTTTCTCATGTACGGCGCGATATGGTTTTACATTTCCAATGAGGTGATCAGTATTGCGGAGAACTACGGACGGATTGGCCTGCCTTTGCCGCCGCAGATCAAGCAGATTATCGCGATTTTGAAAACGAAGGAACAGCAGCAGCGGCAACAGGAACAGCATAACGAGCAACAGAAAAGGATAATGAGCAACATGAGCGGGATATTGAGGCAGCATGAGTGGGATAACGAGCAGCTTGAACAAGATAACGGGAAAAATGAACAGGATAACGATCAGAGACAGCATGATCAGGATAACGATCAGCGACAACATGCACAGGATAACGATCAGAAAGGAAGGATGAGCAAATGA